One region of Trachemys scripta elegans isolate TJP31775 chromosome 8, CAS_Tse_1.0, whole genome shotgun sequence genomic DNA includes:
- the MYOT gene encoding myotilin isoform X5 has protein sequence MHNQSPAAFLCSVLPSQSDYNSQVPSTVESNSYSKPMYTKQASTKPTYKTSDREIQGTKEALIQDLERKLRGKDNLLHNGNQRLTYEERMARRLLGPENAASVLVTQNEENLQNSQQQNSENTRLQVPTPQIRSRPSSRGEWKEHGSIQEKFFQPRFVQVPEDKMTVEEGRFCRIDFKVSGLPAPDLVWYLNGRLVHPDDFHKMIVSEKGFYSLIFEVVRGSDAGTYECVASNRAGEASFTVQLDVTAKEQQKAPSFIFKPQSKRVYEGDSARLECQISAIPTPRIYWKRNNEMLQYNTDRISLFYDNPGKICLLIHNVNKKDAGWYTVSAVNEAGVATCHCRLDVATHTYKPIPTPKQLKVRPTFSKYLAFNSKGRDVKPAFSPEGEFERLAAQSGLYESDEL, from the exons TAGTTACTCAAAGCCAATGTATACCAAACAAGCTAGCACCAAGCCAACATACAAGACCTCAGATCGAGAGATACAAGGAACAAAAGAAGCCCTCATTCAAGACCTGGAAAGGAAACTGCGAGGCAAAGACAACCTTCTTCATAATGGCAACCAG CGGCTAACCTATGAAGAGAGAATGGCTCGCAGGCTGCTTGGACCAGAAAATGCTGCTTCTGTGCTTGTAACTCAAAATGAAGAAAATTTGCAGAACTCACAG CAGCAGAATTCAGAAAACACAAGACTACAGGTTCCTACGCCACAAATCAG GAGCAGACCATCCTCAAGAGGAGAGTGGAAGGAGCATGGCTCAATCCAGGAGAAGTTTTTTCAACCACGGTTTGTCCAAGTGCCTGAAGACAAAATGACTGTTGAAGAGGGACGATTTTGTAGGATTGATTTCAAA GTCAGTGGGCTACCAGCTCCAGATCTGGTATGGTATTTAAATGGAAGGTTGGTCCACCCAGATGACTTTCATAAAATGATAGTGTCTGAAAAGGGCTTTTACTCACTCATTTTTGAAGTGGTCAGAGGCTCTGATGCAGGAACATATGAATGTGTAGCCTCCAATCGTGCTGGAGAAGCCTCCTTTACAGTACAACTGGATGTAACTG CAAAGGAACAGCAGAAAGCTCCAAGTTTTATCTTCAAACCACAAAGCAAAAGAGTTTATGAAGGGGATTCAGCCAGACTGGAATGTCAGATTTCTGCTATCCCTACACCACGGATTTACTGGAAAAGAAACAATGAAATGCTACAATATAATACGGACCGAATAAG tttgttctATGATAATCCTGGAAAGATTTGCCTCCTAATCCACAACGTAAATAAGAAAGATGCCGGTTGGTACACAGTATCTGCAGTCAACGAGGCAGGAGTGGCCACATGCCACTGCAGACTGGATGTTGCAA CTCACACATACAAGCCAATTCCAACCCCCAAGCAGTTGAAGGTTCGACCGACTTTTAGCAAATACCTGGCATTCAATAGTAAAGGACGGGATGTGAAACCAGCTTTCTCACCAGAAGGAGAGTTTGAACGGCTGGCTGCTCAGTCTGGACTGTATGAAAGTGATGAACTTTAA